One genomic segment of Gossypium arboreum isolate Shixiya-1 chromosome 3, ASM2569848v2, whole genome shotgun sequence includes these proteins:
- the LOC108476200 gene encoding uncharacterized protein LOC108476200, translating into MECNKDEATRAKELAEKKFIAKDINGAKKFALKAQNLYPSLDGIPQMIATLDVYISAENKINGEADWYAVLGVNPLADDESVRKQYRKLALMLHPDKNKSIGAEGAFKLISEAWSLLSDKGRRAAYDKRRYAKVTQTVPTPSGSSKASKAANGFYNAAKTSTSNVKTSKSSNPHAAQSSTPSGRSSNTAAGQSSNPASFHKPKPNTFWTICHRCKMHYEYLRVYLNHNLLCPNCHEPFLAVETAPPTTSTPTPWKFSQQRHNSNGQAGNKSSNNIGRNHSSSYSAAGFTSHDSYSQSNFQWGPFSRTGGTSTAAQAASVVQQAYEKVRREREEAQAATKREEAMRKKHHGSKRASGASSSGYTNASKRRRGMEDGSASVHGTSITNQMGVGNGGAANLSGSKLGSLEAGWINGTNKHNNARDISQIEMQCLLVEKAKREIQKKLNEWNSAAAAKTTSKDIKGNENANEKQNKSFVNNDAQDQKKKEGLVDEINGDHFINPFPVSSGVGFDAETLEAMSIDVPDPDFHDFDKDRTERSFEDNQVWAAYDDDDGMPRYYAMIHNVISRDPLKMRISWLNSKTNSELGPLDWVGSGFSKTCGEFRIGRHEINSSLNSFSHKVRWTKGMRGTIHIYPRKGDVWAIYRHWSPDWNELTANEVIHKYDMVEVLDDYNEELGVTVTPLVKVAGFKTVFHRHLDHREIRRIPREEMFRFSHQVPSYLLTGQEASNAPKGCRELDPAATPVELLQVIMDVKDDEILEKGKVITEENVVDVEKANDGGVGENRAKTKKEEDSGFKALEDVEVLVNVGNT; encoded by the coding sequence ATGGAGTGCAATAAGGATGAGGCCACTAGAGCTAAAGAGCTTGCTGAGAAGAAGTTCATAGCAAAGGATATTAATGGAGCAAAGAAATTTGCTTTGAAAGCCCAGAATTTGTATCCTAGTCTGGATGGCATTCCCCAAATGATAGCAACACTCGATGTTTATATTTCTGCGGAGAACAAAATCAATGGAGAAGCAGATTGGTATGCTGTGCTTGGTGTGAATCCACTGGCTGATGATGAATCGGTGAGGAAGCAATATAGGAAATTGGCACTAATGCTTCACCCTGACAAAAATAAGTCTATAGGAGCTGAAGGGGCATTTAAACTTATTTCAGAGGCTTGGAGTTTGTTGTCTGATAAGGGTAGGAGAGCAGCATATGACAAGAGGAGGTATGCAAAAGTAACTCAAACAGTTCCAACACCTAGTGGGAGCTCAAAGGCGTCAAAAGCGGCAAATGGCTTTTACAACGCTGCCAAGACAAGCACTTCAAATGTGAAAACTTCCAAGAGTAGTAACCCTCATGCAGCTCAGTCGTCGACCCCTTCTGGTCGTTCGTCAAATACTGCTGCTGGTCAGTCATCAAACCCTGCATCATTTCATAAGCCAAAACCAAATACCTTCTGGACTATCTGTCATCGGTGCAAGATGCATTATGAGTATCTGAGAGTGTATCTTAATCATAATCTATTGTGCCCCAACTGCCATGAACCATTTTTGGCTGTAGAAACTGCTCCCCCAACTACATCTACCCCAACCCCTTGGAAATTTTCACAGCAGCGGCATAACTCAAATGGTCAAGCAGGTAACAAAAGCTCAAATAATATAGGAAGAAACCATTCCTCCTCTTATAGCGCTGCCGGATTTACTAGTCATGATTCATATAGTCAAAGCAACTTCCAGTGGGGTCCCTTTTCTAGGACAGGTGGTACTTCAACTGCAGCTCAAGCTGCTAGTGTGGTTCAGCAGGCATATGAGAAAGTGAGGAGGGAGCGGGAGGAAGCACAGGCAGCAACCAAAAGAGAAGAGGCCATGCGGAAAAAGCATCATGGCTCTAAAAGGGCAAGCGGTGCTTCCTCAAGCGGATACACTAATGCTTCAAAGAGGAGGAGGGGCATGGAAGATGGTAGTGCCAGCGTCCATGGAACTAGTATTACCAATCAAATGGGTGTAGGAAATGGTGGTGCAGCTAATCTATCAGGATCTAAGCTAGGCAGTTTAGAAGCTGGTTGGATCAATGGAACCAATAAGCACAATAATGCAAGAGATATCTCCCAGATAGAAATGCAATGTTTGTTGGTGGAGAAGGCGAAGAGAGAAATTCAAAAGAAACTGAATGAATGGAATTCAGCAGCGGCAGCTAAGACTACATCCAAAGATATTAAAGGCAATGAAAATGCAAACGAGAAACAAAACAAATCTTTTGTAAACAATGATGCACAGGATCAGAAGAAGAAAGAGGGGCTTGTTGATGAAATCAACGGGGATCATTTTATCAACCCTTTTCCTGTCAGTTCTGGTGTTGGTTTTGATGCAGAAACATTGGAAGCAATGTCCATAGATGTCCCGGATCCAGATTTTCATGATTTTGACAAGGATCGAACTGAAAGATCTTTTGAAGATAACCAGGTATGGGCTGcatatgatgatgatgatgggatGCCTCGATATTATGCTATGATACATAATGTTATTTCTCGAGATCCACTCAAGATGAGGATCAGCTGGCTTAATTCGAAAACTAACAGTGAATTGGGTCCACTTGACTGGGTAGGTTCTGGTTTCTCAAAAACCTGCGGGGAGTTTAGAATAGGTAGGCATGAGATTAACAGCTCACTTAATTCTTTTTCACACAAAGTTAGGTGGACAAAGGGGATGCGTGGGACCATTCATATATATCCAAGAAAGGGTGATGTTTGGGCGATCTATAGGCACTGGTCCCCTGACTGGAATGAGTTAACAGCCAATGAAGTAATACACAAGTATGATATGGTAGAAGTACTGGATGACTACAATGAAGAACTAGGTGTCACAGTTACTCCCCTTGTCAAGGTTGCTGGTTTCAAGACGGTCTTTCACCGACATCTGGACCATAGAGAAATCAGGAGGATTCCAAGAGAAGAGATGTTTCGTTTCTCTCATCAAGTTCCTTCGTACTTGCTTACAGGTCAAGAGGCATCCAATGCTCCAAAGGGTTGCCGGGAGCTAGATCCAGCTGCTACACCAGTGGAACTTCTTCAGGTAATAATGGATGTTAAGGATGATGAGATTCTGGAAAAGGGTAAGGTGATTACTGAAGAAAATGTTGTGGATGTCGAGAAAGCTAATGATGGAGGGGTGGGGGAGAATCGTGCCAAAACGAAGAAAGAAGAGGACAGTGGTTTTAAAGCTCTTGAAGACGTAGAAGTTTTAGTCAATGTTGGAAATACTTAA